The proteins below come from a single Leptotrichia sp. oral taxon 223 genomic window:
- a CDS encoding autotransporter outer membrane beta-barrel domain-containing protein — translation MKKILLLLGVLVISANAFSAASIVGGGLNIHAGGNISGATNYNLGTGTNTVTATGSSTISAGNTFTVPAGGTLNIVTDSGTVQTYTGPTIVTLSSALSGGVTAATVNSVVTSSTPTPATPAPAAPATPATPATPTPAPAAPAGSVPTVQGARSRVNYDLAKTVTANGFKDLEQAKKENGANLNVQYLGGVGSYDQDSRYSTRANGVVLSGTKNFGNFTLGAGFGYEKSNVKYKNAFDGVKEKIDSYQVSLSGKYDFTDNLDVASVLTYGNNKHKYKNYGDINFDSDVIDFQTRLGYKFRDDSDENTYVKPYVGLGITSVKEDSFTVGNTSFGKAKRSGGNATAGVYGQTRVGAVDLYGNVEYEQRFNRKSYNAERSISTNGVEVAKLAALDYDQGIFNLGLGAKYNVSDNFNLSAGYELYDTKNSIFKVGLGLEF, via the coding sequence ATGAAAAAAATATTATTACTATTGGGAGTATTAGTTATTAGTGCAAATGCATTTTCTGCCGCTTCAATTGTAGGTGGAGGGCTTAATATACATGCAGGAGGTAATATATCAGGTGCCACAAATTATAACTTAGGTACTGGGACAAATACTGTTACAGCCACTGGTTCAAGTACAATATCTGCTGGAAATACATTTACTGTGCCAGCGGGAGGAACTTTAAATATAGTAACAGATTCAGGAACAGTGCAAACTTATACAGGGCCAACGATTGTAACATTAAGTTCAGCATTAAGCGGAGGTGTGACAGCGGCAACAGTAAATTCAGTAGTTACTTCATCAACACCAACGCCAGCAACACCGGCGCCAGCCGCTCCTGCAACACCAGCTACGCCAGCAACACCAACACCAGCACCAGCTGCACCTGCAGGATCTGTACCTACAGTTCAAGGTGCCAGATCAAGAGTAAACTACGACTTGGCAAAAACTGTAACAGCAAATGGATTTAAAGATTTGGAACAAGCCAAAAAAGAAAATGGAGCCAACCTTAACGTTCAATATCTTGGAGGAGTAGGTTCTTATGATCAGGATTCAAGATACAGCACTAGAGCTAATGGAGTAGTTTTGTCAGGAACTAAGAACTTTGGTAACTTTACATTAGGAGCAGGATTTGGATATGAAAAATCTAATGTAAAATATAAAAATGCATTTGACGGTGTGAAGGAAAAAATAGATTCATACCAAGTATCATTAAGTGGAAAATATGATTTCACAGATAATTTAGATGTGGCTTCAGTATTGACTTATGGAAACAATAAACATAAATATAAAAATTACGGCGATATAAATTTTGATTCAGATGTAATTGATTTCCAAACTAGATTAGGATATAAATTTAGAGATGATTCAGATGAAAATACTTATGTAAAACCTTATGTAGGATTGGGAATAACAAGTGTTAAGGAAGATTCATTCACTGTTGGAAATACAAGTTTTGGAAAAGCTAAAAGAAGTGGTGGAAATGCCACAGCAGGAGTTTACGGACAAACAAGAGTTGGAGCTGTAGACTTATACGGAAACGTTGAGTATGAACAAAGATTCAACAGAAAATCATATAATGCTGAAAGAAGTATTTCTACAAATGGTGTAGAAGTTGCTAAATTAGCGGCATTAGACTATGATCAAGGTATATTTAACTTAGGACTTGGAGCAAAATATAATGTTTCAGACAACTTTAACTTGTCAGCAGGATATGAATTATACGATACAAAAAATAGTATATTCAAAGTAGGATTAGGATTAGAGTTCTAA
- the ilvA gene encoding threonine ammonia-lyase, translated as MHKLYDFMEARERLNTVITKTKLIHSSVFSKETGNDVYIKPENLQRTGSFKLRGAYNKIAKLTEEEKRKGVIASSAGNHAQGVALAAQKLGIKAVIVMPKYTPLIKVEATRQYGAEVILAGEEYDDAYNYARELQEKEGYVFIHPFNDDDVVEGQGTIALEVLEELPDADIILVPLGGGGLISGIALAAKLKNPVIKIIGVEPEGAASAIAALKNGEVVELPETNTIADGTAVRKIGELNFDYIKNYVDDIITISDYELMESFLLLVEKHKIVAENAGVLSVAALRKIKEKGKKIVSILSGGNIDVLTISSMINKGLVVRGRIFRFSVNLPDKPGQLVAVSQILSEQNANVIRLEHNQFKNLNRFHDVELQVTVETNGEEHIKKIIEKLNEKGYVIKRLNSQEIE; from the coding sequence TTGCATAAACTTTATGATTTTATGGAAGCAAGAGAAAGATTAAATACTGTGATTACTAAGACTAAATTGATTCACAGTTCGGTATTTTCAAAGGAAACTGGAAATGATGTCTATATTAAGCCTGAAAATTTACAAAGAACAGGTTCGTTTAAACTTAGGGGAGCGTATAACAAGATTGCAAAATTGACGGAAGAGGAGAAGAGAAAAGGAGTTATTGCTTCATCAGCAGGGAATCATGCTCAAGGTGTGGCTCTTGCGGCTCAGAAACTAGGAATTAAGGCGGTTATTGTAATGCCTAAATACACACCACTTATAAAGGTGGAAGCAACTCGTCAATATGGAGCTGAGGTTATTTTGGCGGGGGAAGAATATGATGATGCTTATAATTATGCGAGAGAATTGCAGGAGAAGGAAGGGTATGTGTTTATTCATCCGTTTAATGATGACGATGTCGTGGAAGGGCAGGGAACAATTGCACTTGAAGTGTTAGAAGAATTACCTGATGCTGATATAATTCTTGTACCACTTGGAGGCGGAGGACTTATTTCGGGAATTGCACTTGCGGCAAAACTAAAAAACCCTGTGATAAAAATAATTGGTGTGGAGCCAGAAGGGGCGGCTTCGGCAATTGCGGCTCTAAAAAATGGGGAAGTTGTGGAACTGCCTGAAACAAATACGATTGCTGATGGAACGGCAGTTAGGAAAATTGGGGAACTGAATTTTGATTATATAAAAAATTATGTGGATGATATAATTACGATTTCAGATTATGAACTTATGGAGTCTTTTCTTCTGTTAGTTGAAAAACATAAAATTGTTGCAGAAAATGCAGGAGTTTTATCAGTTGCGGCACTTAGAAAGATTAAGGAAAAAGGGAAGAAGATTGTGTCGATTTTAAGTGGAGGAAATATTGATGTGTTGACTATTTCTTCGATGATAAATAAAGGGCTTGTTGTAAGAGGAAGAATATTTAGATTTTCAGTGAATTTACCTGATAAGCCAGGACAACTGGTTGCAGTTTCACAAATTCTGTCTGAACAGAATGCAAATGTTATAAGGCTTGAGCATAATCAGTTTAAGAATCTTAACAGATTTCACGATGTGGAACTTCAAGTTACTGTTGAAACGAATGGAGAAGAACATATTAAGAAAATTATTGAAAAATTGAATGAAAAAGGGTATGTAATTAAAAGATTAAATTCTCAGGAAATAGAATAA
- a CDS encoding lipopolysaccharide assembly protein LapB gives MKKLLVFTVILVNLVFGTQGFSRMNSKEFEKIMEKVAKEYDKGDKQKALSMLKENIQKNPSNIILKVMLGMFYNDMGRKNESEKELNEAVELQKKYPFIADDGEKYDVRLMIGIVYMYQGEYEKALQWFNEIDSTTFEKIDEMNFVMGTLNYRLENTEEAKKYLLKSYIKDEEGVSQNILGQIYLAEGNHKEARKWFLESSSKGNSTGQANLGILYYQQRDRNEALKWLKKSFETAKKQKDQKQMKDIQEIIKEVESNN, from the coding sequence ATGAAAAAATTGTTAGTTTTTACAGTAATTCTAGTTAATTTGGTTTTTGGAACGCAAGGGTTTTCACGAATGAATTCCAAGGAATTTGAAAAAATAATGGAGAAAGTAGCAAAAGAATACGATAAAGGGGACAAACAGAAAGCATTGTCAATGTTAAAAGAAAACATACAAAAAAATCCTTCTAATATTATATTAAAAGTTATGTTGGGAATGTTTTATAATGATATGGGTAGAAAGAACGAAAGTGAAAAGGAATTAAATGAGGCAGTAGAGCTGCAGAAGAAATATCCTTTTATAGCAGATGATGGGGAAAAATATGATGTAAGGTTAATGATTGGGATAGTATATATGTATCAAGGGGAGTATGAGAAAGCATTGCAATGGTTTAATGAAATTGATAGTACGACGTTTGAAAAAATAGATGAAATGAATTTTGTAATGGGTACTTTAAATTATAGATTGGAGAATACAGAAGAAGCAAAAAAATATTTATTAAAATCGTATATCAAGGATGAAGAAGGGGTGTCACAAAATATTTTAGGACAAATTTATCTTGCTGAAGGGAATCATAAAGAGGCTAGAAAATGGTTTTTAGAATCCTCAAGTAAAGGAAATTCAACAGGTCAAGCGAATCTAGGAATTCTTTATTATCAGCAGAGAGATAGGAATGAAGCATTAAAATGGCTAAAAAAATCTTTTGAAACAGCGAAAAAGCAAAAAGATCAAAAACAAATGAAAGATATACAGGAGATTATTAAAGAAGTTGAGAGTAATAATTAG
- the ilvB gene encoding biosynthetic-type acetolactate synthase large subunit produces MSSEMINGARMLLECLHRAGVTDMFGYPGGAVIPIYDEIYSFDKIKHYFARHEQGAVHAADGYARVSGKVGVCLATSGPGATNLVTGIMTAHMDSIPLLAITGQVRSSLLGRDAFQETDIVGITVPITKGNYLVQNIKDIPRIIKEAYFIASTGRPGPVLVDIPNDIQQQEISYEEFNKLFDKKVQLEGYDPTYVGHPVQIKRALSLIKKAKKPLIIAGAGVIKSGASKELFELANKMDMPVTTTLLGLGSFPENHELSLGMLGMHGTVPANYATDEADLVIAAGIRFDDRIAGNPSKFCEHAKIIHIDIDPAEIDKNKKADVPIVGDLKNVLSEINKELEPQDHKEWTDKVKEWKKEYPLAHRDVGKDKLLPQEVLKAINDILDGDAIVVTDVGQHQMWAAQYMTYKNANSIVTSGGAGTMGFGMPAAIGAQLGARDKKVVLIVGDGGFQMTIEEIMMIKQYNLPVKVVIINNSFLGMVRQWQELFKDRRYSFVDLECNPDFVKIADAYGIKAERLQTKADLENKLKDLILSDEGVILDCIVEREENVFPMIPAGKTVSQMIGKKGVLEND; encoded by the coding sequence ATGAGTAGCGAAATGATAAATGGTGCAAGAATGCTGTTGGAGTGCCTTCATAGAGCAGGTGTGACTGATATGTTCGGGTACCCTGGTGGAGCGGTAATACCAATTTATGATGAAATTTACAGTTTTGACAAAATTAAACATTATTTTGCAAGACATGAGCAAGGGGCGGTGCATGCGGCGGATGGATATGCGAGAGTTTCTGGAAAAGTGGGAGTGTGCCTTGCAACTTCCGGACCTGGAGCGACAAATCTGGTTACAGGGATTATGACTGCACACATGGACTCTATACCATTGCTGGCAATAACAGGGCAGGTAAGAAGCAGCTTGCTTGGTAGGGATGCTTTTCAGGAAACTGACATTGTAGGGATTACAGTTCCAATAACAAAAGGAAATTATCTGGTGCAGAATATTAAAGATATTCCAAGAATTATAAAAGAGGCTTATTTTATAGCTTCGACAGGAAGGCCTGGGCCTGTATTGGTGGACATTCCGAATGACATTCAGCAGCAGGAAATATCTTATGAGGAATTTAATAAGCTGTTTGACAAAAAAGTGCAGCTGGAAGGATACGATCCGACTTATGTTGGGCATCCTGTACAGATAAAAAGAGCTTTGTCGTTGATAAAAAAGGCTAAAAAGCCATTAATTATCGCAGGAGCAGGAGTTATAAAGTCAGGGGCTTCAAAGGAACTTTTTGAACTGGCAAATAAAATGGATATGCCAGTAACTACGACTCTTCTGGGACTTGGGTCATTTCCTGAAAATCATGAATTGTCGCTTGGAATGCTTGGAATGCATGGAACTGTTCCAGCAAATTATGCCACAGATGAGGCAGATTTGGTAATTGCGGCTGGGATAAGATTTGACGATAGAATTGCGGGAAATCCGAGCAAATTTTGTGAACACGCAAAAATAATACATATAGACATTGATCCTGCTGAAATTGATAAAAATAAAAAGGCTGATGTGCCGATAGTTGGAGATCTGAAAAATGTACTTTCTGAAATCAATAAGGAATTAGAGCCGCAGGATCACAAAGAATGGACAGATAAAGTAAAAGAATGGAAAAAGGAATATCCATTGGCACATAGGGACGTTGGCAAGGATAAATTGCTTCCGCAGGAAGTGTTAAAGGCAATTAACGATATTCTGGATGGCGATGCAATAGTAGTAACAGATGTTGGACAACATCAGATGTGGGCTGCGCAATATATGACTTACAAAAATGCAAACAGCATTGTAACATCAGGAGGAGCTGGAACAATGGGATTTGGAATGCCGGCGGCAATTGGGGCTCAGCTTGGAGCAAGAGATAAAAAAGTTGTGTTAATTGTCGGAGATGGCGGTTTCCAAATGACGATTGAAGAAATTATGATGATTAAACAGTATAATTTGCCAGTAAAAGTAGTAATTATAAACAATTCGTTCTTAGGAATGGTTAGACAGTGGCAGGAATTATTTAAAGACAGAAGATATTCTTTTGTTGATTTGGAATGTAATCCTGATTTTGTGAAAATTGCTGATGCATATGGAATAAAAGCTGAAAGATTGCAGACAAAAGCAGATTTGGAAAATAAATTAAAAGATTTGATTTTATCAGATGAAGGCGTGATACTGGACTGTATCGTTGAAAGGGAAGAAAATGTATTCCCGATGATACCTGCAGGAAAAACTGTAAGTCAGATGATAGGTAAGAAAGGGGTGCTAGAAAATGACTAA
- a CDS encoding lipopolysaccharide assembly protein LapB: MKKYLILLLVIANLGLGVQSFSTMTREEKTKLEKQIDAAYEKDDEKKLISLITKYVNEFPNNADYLNRLAVLYTNQKNYSEAEKWYLKAIENGNFTAISNIAYLYFEKEDYEKSIKYYKEYQKLADNTDNYLWIASAYEELKDYKNAKEWYLKMTKFRKEGFSENKLGIIFEVEGNQREALKWYQASIQKGYLWAYYNLADLYVDLGDYNAGEKWAKAGLELARKSDNEELKKNLREVLETIQKIK, encoded by the coding sequence ATGAAAAAATATTTGATTTTATTATTAGTAATTGCAAATTTAGGGTTAGGAGTTCAAAGTTTTTCGACGATGACAAGAGAGGAAAAAACAAAGTTGGAAAAGCAGATAGATGCTGCTTATGAAAAAGATGATGAAAAAAAATTAATATCTTTAATTACAAAATATGTGAATGAATTTCCAAACAATGCGGATTATTTAAATAGATTAGCAGTTTTGTATACTAATCAAAAAAATTATTCAGAGGCTGAAAAGTGGTATTTAAAAGCCATAGAAAACGGGAACTTTACTGCAATTTCAAATATAGCATATTTATATTTTGAAAAGGAAGATTATGAAAAATCAATAAAGTATTATAAAGAATATCAAAAGTTGGCAGATAACACGGATAACTATCTTTGGATTGCGTCGGCATATGAGGAGCTGAAAGATTATAAAAATGCAAAAGAATGGTATTTAAAAATGACGAAATTTAGAAAAGAGGGATTTTCAGAAAATAAATTGGGGATAATTTTTGAAGTAGAAGGAAATCAAAGAGAAGCATTAAAATGGTATCAGGCATCTATACAAAAGGGTTATTTATGGGCATATTATAATTTAGCGGATTTATATGTAGATTTGGGAGATTATAATGCTGGAGAAAAATGGGCAAAAGCTGGATTGGAACTAGCTAGAAAGTCAGATAACGAGGAATTGAAAAAAAATCTGAGAGAAGTTCTTGAAACTATTCAAAAAATAAAATAA
- a CDS encoding LemA family protein: MSLLILVLSLLLIIQILEIIVVQDKKYIALKVSENDFIVSVNDKDIMASFVGK, from the coding sequence ATGTCATTATTAATTTTAGTCTTATCATTATTACTGATTATTCAAATTTTAGAAATTATAGTCGTGCAAGATAAAAAATATATTGCCTTAAAAGTTTCTGAAAATGATTTTATTGTATCGGTAAATGATAAAGATATAATGGCTAGTTTCGTTGGGAAATAG
- a CDS encoding alpha/beta hydrolase, which yields MRNGGESKVLNIELTQEKIKSIVNITYSQPVSYFRKKIKLEMDILKPYKAEKYPAVLFVPGGSFAHSYKENYLQQRLEIAKAGYVVTSIEYRTIPDGVFPQSVEDVKAAVRFLKANADEYGIDKERIAIMGESAGGYLVAMAGATNGTRDFDKGENLSENSDIKAVIDIYGVTEFGEEADFEIPDDVEEGYRATFLSVKFWLDDVRNSIELTNPIPHISSKTPPFLLMHGDADTLVPPVQTEKLHKALIEKGIESTRYVVKGAGHSDEYWFQPEIIKIIIEFLNEKLKNKNFEEGEEIA from the coding sequence ATGAGAAATGGTGGAGAAAGTAAAGTTTTAAATATTGAGCTGACACAGGAAAAAATAAAGTCGATAGTGAATATCACTTATTCACAGCCAGTCAGCTATTTTAGAAAAAAAATTAAATTAGAAATGGATATTTTGAAACCATATAAGGCTGAGAAATATCCAGCAGTGCTATTTGTTCCAGGTGGTTCATTTGCACATAGCTACAAGGAAAACTATTTGCAGCAAAGATTGGAAATTGCAAAGGCGGGTTATGTGGTTACAAGTATAGAATATCGAACTATTCCTGATGGAGTGTTTCCACAAAGTGTGGAAGATGTGAAGGCGGCAGTAAGATTTTTGAAGGCAAATGCTGATGAGTATGGCATAGATAAGGAAAGAATAGCTATAATGGGCGAATCAGCTGGAGGTTATCTGGTGGCAATGGCTGGTGCGACAAATGGAACTAGGGATTTTGACAAAGGGGAAAATTTATCTGAAAATAGCGATATAAAGGCGGTTATTGATATTTATGGCGTAACAGAATTTGGAGAAGAAGCGGATTTTGAAATTCCTGATGATGTTGAGGAAGGTTATAGAGCAACATTTTTATCAGTAAAATTTTGGTTAGATGACGTAAGAAACAGTATAGAATTAACAAATCCTATACCACATATTTCATCCAAAACTCCGCCATTCCTGTTAATGCACGGAGATGCAGATACTTTAGTCCCTCCAGTTCAAACAGAAAAACTTCACAAGGCATTAATTGAGAAAGGGATAGAGTCAACAAGATATGTCGTAAAAGGAGCGGGGCATTCTGATGAATATTGGTTTCAGCCAGAAATTATAAAAATAATAATAGAGTTTTTAAATGAAAAATTAAAAAATAAAAATTTTGAAGAAGGTGAAGAAATTGCATAA
- the ilvN gene encoding acetolactate synthase small subunit has product MTKEHEILIITKNTNGIVARIMSMFNRRGYSVNKMTAGVTNKPGYARLTLTVDGDDKALNQIQKQVYKIVDVVKVKIFPAEGVIRRELMLIKVKSDAQTRAQVVQIADIYRGKVLDVAPNSLVIELTGNVKKLRGFVEMMKSYGILEIAKTGVVAMSRGEKM; this is encoded by the coding sequence ATGACTAAGGAACATGAAATATTAATAATTACGAAAAATACGAACGGTATAGTGGCAAGAATAATGTCTATGTTCAATAGAAGAGGTTATTCAGTAAATAAAATGACGGCTGGAGTCACAAATAAGCCAGGTTATGCGAGATTGACACTCACGGTGGATGGAGATGACAAGGCATTAAACCAGATTCAAAAGCAAGTATACAAAATAGTTGACGTTGTAAAAGTAAAGATTTTCCCGGCAGAAGGTGTTATAAGACGTGAGCTTATGCTTATAAAAGTAAAATCTGACGCTCAGACTAGGGCTCAAGTTGTACAGATTGCAGACATTTACCGTGGAAAAGTGCTGGATGTGGCACCGAACTCGCTTGTAATCGAACTTACAGGAAATGTGAAAAAATTACGTGGATTTGTAGAAATGATGAAAAGTTACGGAATACTGGAAATTGCAAAAACTGGGGTTGTAGCGATGAGCCGTGGAGAAAAAATGTAA
- the ilvD gene encoding dihydroxy-acid dehydratase encodes MAMKGKERSNNLTEGAARAPHRSLLKGLGFTSDEMEKPIIGIANSFNEIIPGHVHLKNLVQSVKDGIRMAGGVPMEFNTIGICDGLAMNHIGMKYSLVTRNIIADSVEAVAMATPFDAIVFMPSCDKVVPGMLIVAARLNIPSIFVSGGAMLAGVYKGKKIGLSNVFEAVGAYNTGQITKRELNSVEEMACPTCGSCSGMYTANTMNCLTEALGMGLPGNGTVPAVFSERARLAKKAGMQIMEVLKKDLRPSDILTREAFENAVAVDMALGGSSNTALHLPAIAHEAGIDLTLDDFNEIAQKTRQICKLSPSGEHFIEDLYRAGGVTGVMKRMFENGRLHGDVKTVALQTQGELAKEAYINDDTVIKPWDKPAYKTGGIAVLKGNLAPDGCVVKEGAVDPEMLQHTGPAKVFNSEEEAVEAITGGKIVAGDVVVIRYEGPKGGPGMREMLSPTAMIAGMGLDKDVALITDGRFSGATRGASIGHVSPEAASGGNIAIVQDGDIVEIDIPNRTINIKISDEEIEARKAKLEPFKLEVKGYLRKYAMHVSSADRGAIEILD; translated from the coding sequence ATGGCAATGAAAGGAAAAGAAAGAAGTAACAATTTAACAGAAGGGGCGGCAAGAGCACCGCATAGATCATTATTAAAAGGACTGGGGTTTACGAGTGATGAAATGGAAAAACCAATAATTGGGATTGCAAACTCATTTAATGAAATTATACCAGGACACGTTCATTTGAAAAACTTGGTGCAATCGGTGAAAGATGGAATTAGAATGGCCGGAGGAGTTCCGATGGAATTTAATACTATTGGGATTTGTGATGGACTTGCGATGAATCATATCGGGATGAAATATTCGCTGGTTACAAGAAATATAATTGCAGATTCGGTTGAAGCGGTTGCCATGGCGACACCGTTTGATGCGATTGTATTTATGCCAAGCTGTGATAAAGTGGTGCCTGGAATGTTGATCGTAGCGGCAAGATTAAATATTCCTTCAATATTTGTAAGTGGAGGAGCAATGCTTGCGGGAGTTTATAAAGGTAAGAAAATTGGACTTAGTAATGTGTTTGAAGCGGTTGGAGCTTACAATACTGGGCAAATTACTAAAAGAGAATTAAATTCAGTTGAAGAAATGGCTTGTCCTACTTGTGGATCATGTTCTGGAATGTATACGGCAAATACGATGAATTGCTTGACAGAAGCACTTGGAATGGGACTTCCTGGAAACGGAACTGTTCCAGCGGTATTTTCAGAAAGAGCAAGACTTGCTAAAAAAGCAGGAATGCAAATTATGGAAGTTTTAAAAAAAGATTTAAGACCAAGCGATATTTTGACAAGAGAAGCGTTTGAAAATGCGGTTGCAGTGGATATGGCACTTGGAGGATCTTCTAATACAGCTCTACATTTACCTGCGATTGCTCATGAAGCTGGAATTGACCTGACTTTGGATGACTTTAATGAAATTGCGCAAAAAACTCGTCAAATTTGTAAATTGTCGCCGTCTGGAGAGCATTTTATCGAAGATTTATACAGAGCTGGCGGAGTTACTGGAGTTATGAAAAGAATGTTTGAAAACGGAAGATTGCATGGGGATGTGAAGACAGTAGCACTTCAAACACAAGGAGAATTGGCAAAAGAAGCATATATTAACGATGATACAGTAATCAAGCCTTGGGACAAGCCAGCATATAAAACTGGTGGAATAGCAGTGTTGAAAGGAAACTTGGCACCAGATGGCTGTGTTGTTAAAGAAGGAGCGGTAGATCCAGAAATGCTACAGCATACAGGACCAGCGAAAGTATTTAACAGTGAAGAAGAAGCTGTCGAAGCGATTACAGGTGGAAAGATTGTAGCAGGAGATGTTGTGGTTATCAGATATGAAGGACCAAAAGGTGGACCTGGAATGAGAGAAATGCTATCGCCTACAGCGATGATTGCTGGAATGGGACTTGATAAGGATGTTGCTTTAATTACTGACGGAAGATTTTCTGGAGCGACAAGAGGTGCTTCGATTGGACACGTTTCGCCAGAAGCAGCTTCGGGTGGAAATATTGCGATAGTTCAAGATGGAGATATTGTAGAAATTGATATTCCAAACAGAACAATAAATATTAAAATTTCGGATGAAGAAATTGAAGCTAGAAAAGCTAAATTAGAGCCATTTAAGCTGGAAGTAAAAGGATACTTGAGAAAATATGCGATGCACGTATCTTCTGCAGATAGAGGGGCTATCGAGATATTGGATTAA
- a CDS encoding class I SAM-dependent methyltransferase codes for MRVSQHWEKEKYEKNARFVSIYGEELIEWLKPQKDEYILDLGCGDGVLTKKITEYGCKVLGLDGSQKFVEAARKIGVEAVQGDAQNMKFENEFDAIFSNAALHWMTNPEKVMEGVSRALKKGGRFIAETGCKGNVGKIENAIFETVEKHNLKAKKCWFFPTPEEKTKLLEKYGLKVKRMISFSRPTLLPTGIKGWLQTFSAPALVNVPVEMHEKLIDEITEKVEKELKRNENGQILADYIRLRFEAVKE; via the coding sequence ATGAGAGTAAGTCAGCATTGGGAAAAGGAAAAATATGAGAAAAATGCACGTTTTGTATCAATTTACGGAGAAGAGCTGATTGAATGGTTAAAGCCTCAAAAAGACGAGTATATCTTGGATTTAGGCTGTGGAGATGGAGTATTGACTAAGAAAATTACTGAATATGGGTGCAAAGTTTTAGGGCTTGATGGAAGTCAGAAATTTGTTGAGGCAGCAAGAAAAATTGGGGTTGAGGCAGTACAGGGAGATGCACAGAATATGAAATTTGAAAATGAGTTTGATGCGATTTTTTCCAATGCGGCGTTACATTGGATGACTAATCCAGAGAAAGTGATGGAAGGAGTATCTCGAGCCTTGAAAAAAGGCGGACGTTTTATAGCCGAGACGGGCTGTAAAGGAAATGTGGGAAAAATAGAAAATGCTATTTTTGAAACTGTAGAAAAACATAACCTGAAAGCTAAAAAATGCTGGTTTTTTCCAACTCCAGAAGAAAAAACAAAATTACTTGAAAAATATGGACTGAAAGTAAAAAGAATGATAAGTTTTTCCCGTCCGACTTTGCTTCCAACCGGGATAAAAGGATGGCTACAAACTTTTTCTGCACCTGCTCTTGTAAACGTTCCGGTAGAAATGCATGAAAAACTGATTGATGAAATAACTGAAAAAGTTGAAAAAGAACTGAAAAGAAACGAAAATGGACAAATTCTGGCGGATTATATCAGATTGAGATTTGAGGCTGTGAAAGAGTAA